The DNA region GGGGCCTGAAGCCTTTAACAAGGCAGCTGCTTTTATGGAGGCATTGCCTTTCAGGACAGCACTTGAGGTCTTTATCATCGCATTGCCGATACTTTATCATGCTGTTTACGGAATCTATATTGCATTTACGGCGAAATATTCTGTTGGCAGCTATAGCTACTTCCGTAACTGGATGTTTGCTTTGCAAAGAATCACAGGACTTATTACGGTCGTATTCATTGTTTGGCATGTTTGGGAGACGAGAATTCAAGTGTTCTTTGGGGCACATGTCGATTCCAATATGATGGTTGATATTTTATCTAGTCCATTTATGGTTGTGTTCTATATGGTCGGTGTGTTGTCTGCTATTTTCCATTTTGCCAATGGATTATGGTCATTTGCAGTAAGATGGGGACTTATTGTAACGCCAAAATCTCAACGGATTTTTACATATATCACAGTAGGTGTATTTGTAATCTTGGCTGTAATGTCTGTCCGCACTCTGCTAGCGTTTATCAACATGGCTTAATGACAAAAGATAGCTTAGCAGTTTAATACCTGCAAGTTAAATAAGGAGAGGGTCGGTTTATGAGTAAAGGGAATATAATCGTAGTCGGCGGTGGTCTAGCTGGATTGATGGCTACTATCAAAATCGCCGAAGTTGGACATAAAGTAGAACTTTTTTCAGTCGTACCCGTCAAACGCTCCCACTCCGTTTGTGCGCAAGGCGGCATTAATGGTGCGGTAAATACAAAGGGTGAAGGGGATTCACCTTGGGAACATTTTGATGATACGGTATACGGTGGTGACTTCTTGGCTAACCAGCCTCAAGTTAAAGCGATGTGTGATGCGGCACCGTCCATCATTCATATGTTCGACCGTATGGGGGTAATGTTTAACCGTACACCGGAGGGATTGCTTGATTTCAGACGCTTCGGGGGTACACAATATCATAGAACAGCATTTGCTGGGGCAACAACTGGCCAGCAATTATTATATGCATTAGATGAGCAGGTGCGCCGATATGAAGTAGCGGGTCTTGTTCAGAAATATGAAGGCTGGGAATTCCTTGGCGCCGTTCTTGACGATGAGAAGGTTTGCCGCGGAATCGTAGCCCAAAACCTTGTGTCTTCAGACATTCAAGCATTCCGTGCGGATGCCGTCATCATGGCAACAGGCGGTCCTGGAATCATTTTTGGTAAATCTACGAATTCCATCATTAACACAGGATCTGCTGCAGCGATTGTTTATCAACAGGGAGCAACCTATGCAAATGGAGAATTCATTCAGATTCACCCTACAGCTATTCCAGGAGATGATAAGCTCCGCTTGATGAGTGAGTCTGCCCGTGGTGAGGGTGGTCGTATTTGGACCTACAAAGACGGAAAACCTTGGTATTTCCTTGAAGAGAAATATCCAGCCTATGGTAATCTTGTGCCTCGGGATATCGCCACACGTGAAATCTTTGATGTGTGCGTAAACCAGAAATTAGGCATCAACGGCGAGAACATGGTTTACCTCGATCTATCTCATAAGGATCCGAAGGAATTGGATATTAAACTTGGCGGAATCATTGAAATTTATGAGAAATTCACAGGGGATGACCCACGCAAGCTTCCAATGAAAATTTTCCCGGCTGTTCACTATTCGATGGGCGGCTTATGGATAGACATGGATCAAATGACGAACATACCAGGCTTATTCGCTGCCGGCGAATGCGACTATTCTCAGCACGGAGCAAACCGCTTAGGTGCGAACTCCCTGTTATCTGCGATTTACGGCGGAAGCGTCGCGGGCCCAAGTGCGGTTCGTTATGTCAATGGACTAGCTACAAGTGCAGATTCATTGCCTGATTCCCTCTATGATAATCATGTGTTTGAACAAACAGAGAAATGGAATCACATCCTGTCTATGAAGGGTACAGAGAATGCTTATTCTCTTCACAAGGAATTAGGCGAATGGATGACGGATAATGTGACGGTTGTTCGCTATAATGATAAACTCCAAGAAACAGATAATAAGATCCAAGAGCTGATGGAAAGATGGGAAAATATCAACATTCATGATACGGCAAAATGGAGTAACCAAGGCGCATCCTTCACACGTCAGTTATTCAATATGCTGCAATTAGCCCGTGTTATTACACTGGGAGCCCTTAAACGTGATGAAAGCCGTGGAGCTCATTACAAGCCAGATTTCCCAGAGCGTAATGATGAAGAGTTCATGAAGACTACGATGGCTGACTTCGTTGACAGCAAATCTGCACCGAATATTTATTATGAAGATATAGATGTATCGTTAATCAAGCCACGGAAGCGAGACTATTCTAAGAGTAAGGGGGCCAATTAATCATGGCTGAACAAAGTAAAGTACTGTTTAAGATACAGCGCCAAGACAACCCGGACTCTGAACCATATTTTGAAGAATTCGAGCTGCCTTATCGCCAGAATATGAATGTCATCTCTGCCTTAATGGAAATTCGTCGTAATCCAGTGACGAAGGACGGCAAGGAAACGAGTCCTGTCACTTGGGATATGAACTGTCTTGAGGAAGTGTGCGGAGCCTGCTCCATGGTCATCAATGGCAGACCGCGTCAATCTTGTACGGCACTAGTCGATAAACTCGAGCAGCCAATCGTGCTTGAGCCAATGCGTACATTCCCGGTCATCCGTGACCTTCAGGTAGACAGAAGCAGAATGTTCGATTCCTTGAAGAAAGTAAAAGCCTGGATTCCAATCGATGGAACATATGATTTAGGACCAGGACCTCGTATGGCAGAGAAGAAACGCCAATGGGCCTATGAATTGTCCAAATGTATGACATGCGGTGTGTGCCTTGAAGCTTGTCCGAATGTAAACAGCAACTCCAATTTCATTGGACCAGCTCCGGTATCTCAAGTTCGTTTGTTCAATGCCCATCCAACAGGTGCGATGCATAAAGCAGAGCGTCTAAATGCCCTAATGGGAGACGGAGGAATCCAGGATTGCGGTAACTCTCAAAACTGTGTTCAAGTTTGCCCGAAAGGCATTCCGTTGACAACTTCCATCGCGGCTCTAAACCGTGATACAAATTTGCAGGCTTTCAAAAACATGTTTGGAAGCGACCAGATTTAATCAATCACAGCCAAGTAGCTTATAGGATAGACAAAATGACTTCAGAATAGCTTTTATTCTGAAGTCATTTGTTTTTAGGGGCTTGTCTCGAATAGGAGGGATAAACTGTCGTTTTCTTTTGCTATTGCAAAGCGTGCCGTCTGCATAGACTAGGTTTACATCCCTTTATAGCTGTATGCTGCCTCTTAATTGTAAAAATAATTACATTTTTGTCGGTTTTTATATATAATGAATGAATAGTCATTCATTTATGGAGAGGGGCAAATAGCATGGGCAAGATTGGTTATATTACGGATATGAAAGAATGGATGGAGGGCTTCTCCTTCCGCTATCCAATTAAGGTCAGATTTTCTGAAACAGATATGTTCGGCCACCTGAATAACACTGTTCCATTCACGTACTTCGAACAAGCAAGGATTGAATATTTTAAAAGCTTGGGATTCATGCAGGATTGGGTGGACACAAAGAATGAAACCATACCTGTTGTTGCTGATCTGCAATGTGATTACTTACGTCAAGTTTTCTTTGATGAGAATATTACTATCATGGTGAAAGCAGCTTCTGTCGGCAATTCCTCTGTTGATATACATTATTTAGGGATGAGAGAAGATGGGACTCCGTGCTTTGTCGGACGCGGGACCGTCGTTCAAATCTCAAGAAATACAGGTAAACCTGTCGCTTGGACGGATGAGATGAAGGAATTGTTTCAGCGATCTCCGGCCAGTGCGGAAAAAGCTTGAAGAGGTTTTGTAAAATAGTCACTCCTTATCAACCAATCACATACACTATTTTGACTAAATATATACCCAATCCTAAGGTTATGGCTGGCAGCAAGGAGGGTTACAATAGTTGAAGGAGAACGATTTCACTCACAAGCCTTTACTCACAAAAAGAGAAAGAGAAGTATTTGAGTTATTGGTACAGGACAAAACCACGAAAGAAATCGCCAAGGATTTATTCATTAGTGAGAAAACCGTGAGAAATCACATATCCAATGCGATGCAAAAATTGGGCGTAAAGGGCCGTTCACAAGCGGTCGTTGAACTACTTCGGATGGGTGAGCTGGAGCTGTAAAAGCTGAAAAGACCCTCTTTACTAAATGGAGTAAACGGTACTAGTTCAAAACCAGATGAGTCCATATAATGAAAGAGCAGAGGTTTTTTTCAGCTTACCTAATGGCAATAGCCTTAAGGGGGATGAAATTCATGCCGCTGCTCTCTTTTTTTGTGATTTACATGGGTTGGAAAAATCTCGGACAAATGATAAAGTAAACAGAGTCCGGGTTTATTTGCATGAATTCGGTGATTGATAGAGAAATGCATAATGTAGATAGAGGCGATATGAAGTGGACAGACAGAACCCAATCGGTCTTATTGACTCGGGGGTTGGCGGTTTAACGGTACTGAAGGAGTTTATCCGGCAGCTCCCTAATGAAAACTTAATCTACTTGGGAGATACGGCCAGATGTCCGTATGGGCCGCGCCCGATGGAGGAAGTTCGAAAATATACGTGGGAAATGGCTAATTTCCTGCTTGAGCATAATATCAAAATGCTTATCATAGCTTGCAATACAGCGACTGCTGCCGTGTTGGAGGAGATGAGGGAGAAGCTTCCGATACCTGTCCTCGGAGTCATCCAGCCGGGTGCCCGTGCAGCCATTGATGTCTCTAAAAATAGAAATATCGGTATCATTGGCACAGCAGGCACGATCAAAAGCAAGGCTTATAATAAAGCTTTATTAAGCATACATCCGAAAGTGCATCTCGAATCTTTGGCCTGCCCCAAATTTGTCCCGTTAGTTGAGAGCGGGGAGTGGAACAGTTCAATAGCGAAGAAGATTGTCGCGGAAACGCTGAAGCCGCTTAAGAACCGCAGCATGGATACATTGATTCTCGGATGCACCCATTATCCATTATTGAAGGAGCCTATTTCTAATTATATGGGCTCCTATGTCACGGTCATCTCATCGGGTGAGGAAACAGCCAGGGAAGCGAGCGTGCTGCTTGAGCATTCCGGAATGTTGAACATGGCTAATGACCATCCTTCCTACCGTTTTTATACGACAGGATCAAGAAGAATTTTTAAATCCATTGCTTATTCATGGCTCGGGGAAACGGTCGAGACTGTCGAGCATGCCAAGCTTGAATCATTAATTGAATAGAATTGATTAAAAAATCTCCATTAAGGAGGTTTTTTGTTTTTTCGTCCCTAAACTTTTTCTGCTGGAGAATGGCATAAAATGAGCCAAGCCTCGTATAAATGTAGTACAAACAGTCTTAGGAGGTATGGCGTATGCCTAAACGAACAAAAACAGCATTAGCGGCGACGTTGCTGGTGACGAGCGCATTGGCATCAGGGTGCGGGATGCTTGATTTTCAAAAGAAGGAAGAAATTGACCCTCCGCAGGATATCGCATATTTAGAGGATTCCTCTGAGACAGAGGTAGCCGTCAATGTGGAAACGGAAACCGGGGATGGAACGGTGGAAGGAACTGAAGAAGAAGCAGTAGAGGAAGAGGAGAAAGGAAAAGCCGAGGAAAGCGGCGAGAAGACGGGCACAAACCAAACTGAGGTATACCTGATTGATGCGAATGGCTATGTCGTTCCACAGACGCTGACCCTACCAAATGCAGAAAATGAGGCAAAGCAAGCGCTCGAATACATGGTCACCAATGGTCCTGTTAGCGAGATTCTCCCGAATGGATTCAAGGCCGTCTTGCCGGTTGACACAACCATTAACAGCGTGGAGATTAAGGACGGCGTAGCGACAGTCGACTTCTCGAAGGAATTTAAGGAATATAAGGCAGAAGAAGAGGCCAGTATCTTAGAGGCTATCACATGGACATTGACCCAATTTGACGGTGTAAAGAATGTGAAACTGCAGATTGAGGGCACTGCCCTAAATGAAATGCCGGTCAACAAAACGGTCATTCCAAGTAATGCTTCACGAAATATGGGGATTAATACAGATACCTCCGAATCAAGTGATATCATGAACACGCGCCCTGTAACCGTCTACTTTATGGCAGGCGATACAGATAACTACTATTATGTGCCGGTGACAAAACGGGTCAGCAATTCGGAAGGGGATGTAGAGGCCGTCCTTGCGAGCCTGATCAAGGGACCAGGCTACTCTACGCCACTTGTAAGCGAGTTCAGGCCAGATACAGAGCTGTTGGATAAACCAGGCATTAAGGATGGAGTAGTCAGCTTGAACTTCAATGAGTCCATCTATTCTAGCTTTGATGGGGAAGAGAAGATTGTATCAGAGCATCTGCTAAATGAACTCGTCTTGTCCTTGACTGAGCAAAAAGGTATCGATAAGGTGGATGTGCAAGTGAACGGGAAATATGACTTGATGAAGGAGGACGGCAAGAAATTAACGGAGCCGGTCTCTCGTCCGGAAAGCTTGAACACGGGTAAATATTAAGAGGGAGAGGGCAAGCCAGTGTAATGGCTTGTCTTTTTTTCTGCCTTTTGTACCGGATGCTTTTTAATTAAAAAAGGGTATGCTAAACTTAGCATGATGGGAACAAATTAGGAGGTAATTATGAGATTTGATGGTCGAAATATTGAGGAGTTAAGGCCCGTACATATAGAAACGAATTATATCAAGCATCCGGAAGGCTCTGTGCTCATTTCAGTCGGTGATACGAAGGTCATTTGCACAGCGAGCGTGGATGACAGAGTACCGCCATTTATGCGCGGCGAGGGGAAAGGCTGGATTACGGCTGAGTATTCCATGCTTCCGCGCGCGACTGAGCAGCGGACAATGAGGGAATCAACGAAAGGCAAGGTAACCGGCAGAACAATGGAAATCCAGCGTTTGATCGGACGAGCTCTCCGGGCGGTTGTTGATCTTGAGGCACTAGGCGAGAAGACAATCTGGATTGATTGCGATGTTATCCAGGCTGATGGGGGCACGCGCACAGCCTCTATCACTGGAGCTTTTGTCGCTATGGCATTAGCCCTTCACAAATTGCAGGAAGCAGGCAAAATCACCTCCTTCCCGGTTAAATCTTACCTGGCAGCTACATCCGTAGGGATTATTGAGGAGTTTGGTGCCGTTCTTGACTTGAATTATCATGAGGATTCCCGTGCCCTAGTAGACATGAATGTCATCATGACAGGAGCGGAAGAGTTCGTGGAATTACAGGGAACAGGCGAGGAAGCCACCTTCACGCGTGCCCAATTAAATGAATTGCTTGATTTAGCGGCTGCAGGGATCAATCAATTATTCGAATCGCAAAAAGAAGCATTAGGGCCGATTGCTGAGAAAATCAAGTAAAAGCGTAGATTCTGCGCTTTTTCTTCTTATCTAGAGAGGAGAGGGACTATGAAAACTGTTTTAATTGCAACGAAGAATAAAGGGAAAGCGAAGGAGTTTGAAGCGCTGTTCGCCCCTAAGGGCATAAAGGTGCTGACATTGCTCGATATCGAGGATGCCATTGATGTTGAAGAAACGGGCACTACATTCGAGGAGAATGCTATCCTAAAGGCGAAAGCCATTTCTGAACAAATGAACATGACCGTCTTATCTGATGACTCAGGACTTGTCATTGATGCACTAGACGGACGCCCTGGCGTTTATTCGGCGCGCTATGCAGGACCAGCCAAGAATGATAAGGATAACTATGAGAAGGTTCTTGAAGAAATGAAAGATGTTCCAGACGAAAAACGGACAGCTAGATTTTATTGTGCGATAGCGATGGTCGGTCCTGAAATCGGCACCATCACCGTATCAGGAACATGTGAGGGCTATATTGCCCGCGAGCCAGAGGGTGAGTATGGCTTCGGCTATGACCCTATCTTCTATGTGCCGGAGAAGGAAACAGTCATGGCGAATCTTGAGCCAGCAGTGAAGAACAAAATCAGCCACAGGGCCAATGCCTTAAAAGCATTGGAGGCGAAGCTCGGATGAAAGCATTGATTGTCAGTGACAGCCATGGGCTCTATGATGAATTGCATACGTTATATGCCCGCCATAAGGATGAAGTAGACATCTTCATCCATTGTGGCGACTCTGAGCTGTCACAGGAGGATGAGGTCATCAAGCCCTATGCCACGGTCCAAGGAAACTGCGACTTCGGCGATGATTTCCCGGCTGAAAGTGTCATCAGCTTTGATACATGGTCCATATTCGTCACACACGGGCATCTGTTCAATGTTAAATCTACCCTGCTGAATGTAAGCCTTAAGGCAAGAGAAGTGGGAGCTGACATCGTCTGCTTCGGTCATTCTCATATCGCCGGTGCCGAAAAGATTGATGACTGCCTTTTCATTAACCCTGGCAGTATCCGTCTTCCAAAAGGCAGCAAGTACAAAACATATGCCATCCTCGAGAAACGAGGGAAGAAGGCAATCGTTGATTTCTACACACTTGAAGGGGATAATTTACCAGACTGGAGTTTAAAAACAACCCTTTCCTAAAACGCAAAAAAGTTGTATAGTAGGTGAAGGAGATTCCACTTCTCCTTCACCCAAAAAAACGCAAAAAACTTTTTCAAAAAAGTTATTGACTTAACGGTGAACACAATATATAATAATAAATGTCGTCAGGCGATGATGACAAAAAAGAAACGAAAAACAATTACTTCATATCATG from Pradoshia eiseniae includes:
- a CDS encoding succinate dehydrogenase cytochrome b558 subunit is translated as MESHREFNYRRLHSLLGVLPVGLFLIQHLVINNFATRGPEAFNKAAAFMEALPFRTALEVFIIALPILYHAVYGIYIAFTAKYSVGSYSYFRNWMFALQRITGLITVVFIVWHVWETRIQVFFGAHVDSNMMVDILSSPFMVVFYMVGVLSAIFHFANGLWSFAVRWGLIVTPKSQRIFTYITVGVFVILAVMSVRTLLAFINMA
- the sdhA gene encoding succinate dehydrogenase flavoprotein subunit — its product is MSKGNIIVVGGGLAGLMATIKIAEVGHKVELFSVVPVKRSHSVCAQGGINGAVNTKGEGDSPWEHFDDTVYGGDFLANQPQVKAMCDAAPSIIHMFDRMGVMFNRTPEGLLDFRRFGGTQYHRTAFAGATTGQQLLYALDEQVRRYEVAGLVQKYEGWEFLGAVLDDEKVCRGIVAQNLVSSDIQAFRADAVIMATGGPGIIFGKSTNSIINTGSAAAIVYQQGATYANGEFIQIHPTAIPGDDKLRLMSESARGEGGRIWTYKDGKPWYFLEEKYPAYGNLVPRDIATREIFDVCVNQKLGINGENMVYLDLSHKDPKELDIKLGGIIEIYEKFTGDDPRKLPMKIFPAVHYSMGGLWIDMDQMTNIPGLFAAGECDYSQHGANRLGANSLLSAIYGGSVAGPSAVRYVNGLATSADSLPDSLYDNHVFEQTEKWNHILSMKGTENAYSLHKELGEWMTDNVTVVRYNDKLQETDNKIQELMERWENINIHDTAKWSNQGASFTRQLFNMLQLARVITLGALKRDESRGAHYKPDFPERNDEEFMKTTMADFVDSKSAPNIYYEDIDVSLIKPRKRDYSKSKGAN
- the sdhB gene encoding succinate dehydrogenase iron-sulfur subunit — encoded protein: MAEQSKVLFKIQRQDNPDSEPYFEEFELPYRQNMNVISALMEIRRNPVTKDGKETSPVTWDMNCLEEVCGACSMVINGRPRQSCTALVDKLEQPIVLEPMRTFPVIRDLQVDRSRMFDSLKKVKAWIPIDGTYDLGPGPRMAEKKRQWAYELSKCMTCGVCLEACPNVNSNSNFIGPAPVSQVRLFNAHPTGAMHKAERLNALMGDGGIQDCGNSQNCVQVCPKGIPLTTSIAALNRDTNLQAFKNMFGSDQI
- a CDS encoding acyl-CoA thioesterase — translated: MGKIGYITDMKEWMEGFSFRYPIKVRFSETDMFGHLNNTVPFTYFEQARIEYFKSLGFMQDWVDTKNETIPVVADLQCDYLRQVFFDENITIMVKAASVGNSSVDIHYLGMREDGTPCFVGRGTVVQISRNTGKPVAWTDEMKELFQRSPASAEKA
- a CDS encoding helix-turn-helix domain-containing protein, which gives rise to MKENDFTHKPLLTKREREVFELLVQDKTTKEIAKDLFISEKTVRNHISNAMQKLGVKGRSQAVVELLRMGELEL
- the racE gene encoding glutamate racemase, with product MDRQNPIGLIDSGVGGLTVLKEFIRQLPNENLIYLGDTARCPYGPRPMEEVRKYTWEMANFLLEHNIKMLIIACNTATAAVLEEMREKLPIPVLGVIQPGARAAIDVSKNRNIGIIGTAGTIKSKAYNKALLSIHPKVHLESLACPKFVPLVESGEWNSSIAKKIVAETLKPLKNRSMDTLILGCTHYPLLKEPISNYMGSYVTVISSGEETAREASVLLEHSGMLNMANDHPSYRFYTTGSRRIFKSIAYSWLGETVETVEHAKLESLIE
- a CDS encoding GerMN domain-containing protein; translation: MPKRTKTALAATLLVTSALASGCGMLDFQKKEEIDPPQDIAYLEDSSETEVAVNVETETGDGTVEGTEEEAVEEEEKGKAEESGEKTGTNQTEVYLIDANGYVVPQTLTLPNAENEAKQALEYMVTNGPVSEILPNGFKAVLPVDTTINSVEIKDGVATVDFSKEFKEYKAEEEASILEAITWTLTQFDGVKNVKLQIEGTALNEMPVNKTVIPSNASRNMGINTDTSESSDIMNTRPVTVYFMAGDTDNYYYVPVTKRVSNSEGDVEAVLASLIKGPGYSTPLVSEFRPDTELLDKPGIKDGVVSLNFNESIYSSFDGEEKIVSEHLLNELVLSLTEQKGIDKVDVQVNGKYDLMKEDGKKLTEPVSRPESLNTGKY
- the rph gene encoding ribonuclease PH, giving the protein MRFDGRNIEELRPVHIETNYIKHPEGSVLISVGDTKVICTASVDDRVPPFMRGEGKGWITAEYSMLPRATEQRTMRESTKGKVTGRTMEIQRLIGRALRAVVDLEALGEKTIWIDCDVIQADGGTRTASITGAFVAMALALHKLQEAGKITSFPVKSYLAATSVGIIEEFGAVLDLNYHEDSRALVDMNVIMTGAEEFVELQGTGEEATFTRAQLNELLDLAAAGINQLFESQKEALGPIAEKIK
- a CDS encoding XTP/dITP diphosphatase, with the translated sequence MKTVLIATKNKGKAKEFEALFAPKGIKVLTLLDIEDAIDVEETGTTFEENAILKAKAISEQMNMTVLSDDSGLVIDALDGRPGVYSARYAGPAKNDKDNYEKVLEEMKDVPDEKRTARFYCAIAMVGPEIGTITVSGTCEGYIAREPEGEYGFGYDPIFYVPEKETVMANLEPAVKNKISHRANALKALEAKLG
- a CDS encoding metallophosphoesterase family protein: MKALIVSDSHGLYDELHTLYARHKDEVDIFIHCGDSELSQEDEVIKPYATVQGNCDFGDDFPAESVISFDTWSIFVTHGHLFNVKSTLLNVSLKAREVGADIVCFGHSHIAGAEKIDDCLFINPGSIRLPKGSKYKTYAILEKRGKKAIVDFYTLEGDNLPDWSLKTTLS